In the genome of Microcoleus vaginatus PCC 9802, the window GCAGCGAGAGCAACAGTTCAAAATGCTGGCTGAAAATGCCCCGGATATTATTAGCCGAAGTGATGCAGAGTTTCGCCATCTTTATGTCAGCCCTTCTGTAGAACTAGCAACAGGTATTCCATCAGAGCAATTTCTTGGCAAGACTAATGCCGAGCTAGGAATGCCAGAAGAAATGTATCGCGTTTGGCATGACAGTTTGCAGCAAGTGTTTGAAAGGGGCTCCGAACAGACGATTGAATTTAAGTTTCCGACTTCTTATGGTATTCGCTGGTATCAGTCGCGTATTGTCCCTGAATTTGCTCCTGATGGCTCCGTAGAAACGGTACTGGGGATTACTCGTGATGTGACCGATTACAAACAAGTTGAACAGGCATTACGAGAGAGCGAAGAACGCTTGCGATTGGCACTGACAGCGGCTCAGATGGTTGTCTGGGATATGGATTTGCAGGGCAATCGAGTGGTGTGTTCTGCTAATGCTCTAGACGTTTGGGGTCTTTATGAAGGGACGGGAGAAGAGTTTTTTGCGCTCATTCATCCAGACGATCGACAACAGGTGCTCCAAGCGACGGTAGGGGCAATGGCGGGAGAACAGCCCTACGCACCGGAGTATCGGGTAATGTGTCCAGACGGCGTTGTGCGCTGGCTCAACAGTCAGGGGCAAGTCTATCGGGATGAGACGGGGCAAGGAGTTCGCATGATTGGCGTTTCGGTTGATATTACAGAACGCAAACAGATCGAAGCAGAACGCGATCGCCTTTTAAAACGAGAACAAGCTGCCCGACTCGAAGCCGAAACCGAACGCCAGCGGTTGCATGACATCCTGATGCAATTGCCTGCCATGATTGCCATTGTTAAAGGTGCCGATCTTGTGTATGAATTTGCCAATCCCACCTACCTGCAAGGGACTGGGCGCACTCCAGACCTTATGGGGAAATCAATACGGGATGTTTTCCCAGAGATAGAGGGGCAAATTTACTTTGAAGCGTTTGAACAGGTTTACCGGACGGGAGAAACATTTATTCGGGAGGAGTCACCTACTTACTGGGATCGGAACGGCGATGGGGTGTTGGAAGAAGCATTTTTCCACTGCATCTTTGCGGCTTGGCGGGATGCTGAGGGAACCATTCAGGGTGTGTTGATTTATAACATGGACGTGACAGCCCAGGTGCGGGCAAGGCAACAAATTGAACAACTGCTCAAGAACCTCCAGCAGAAAGAAGAAATTCAGCAATTCCTAATCGAATTGAATGATGCGATTCGTGCCATTCAAGACCCAAAAGAAATTATGTGGCAGGTGGTTTGTGCCACAGGACAACACTTCCAAGTTACTCGCTGTACCTACGCTGAAATTGATTCTACTCAGGAATATGTCATCGTCGATCGCGACTATTGCAATGGTGTCATCAGCGTGGTGGGTAGCCATCACATGGATTCGTTTGGTCGTGAACTCATTGCTGAATTAAAGCAGGGCAAAACTATCGTCGTACATGATGTCGATCGCGATCCTCGGACTGCTGGATCGGGGGCTGCTACCTTTGACGCAATTCAAACCAAATCTCTCCTGTGTGTTCCCTTAGTGAAAGAAGGGCGATTTGTTGCATTGTTGGTGTTGCACCATGTCTCTGTTCGCCACTGGACCGATGAAGATGTGGTGCTGATGGAGCGAATTGCTCAAAAAACCTGGCTAGCCGTGGAGCGATCACGGACACAAGAGGAATTGCGAGAAAGTGAAGCTCACCTGCAACTGGCAGTGAAAATCGGACGCATGGGAACGTGGGGCTGGGACCTTCTGACCAATGCCTTGCATTGGTCAGAAGGTCACTTCACGATACTAGGGCTAAAACCGAATGAGTGCGAACCCGGCTATAAGGTTTGGGCAAGTCGGGTTCATCCTGATGACCTAGCAGAAGCTGAGGCGAAATTTCAGCAAGCCATAGCTGACAAGAAGGAGTATCACCATGAATATCGCCTGCGTTGGCCAGATGGCTCCATTCACTGGGTCGAAGCGAGAGGACAGTTTATTTATGATAGTCAGGAACATCCCAAGCACTCGATCGGAGTTGTCATTGATATCACACACCGCAAGCAAGCGGAACAGGAACGAGAACAACTACTAGAGCGCGAACGCATTGCCCGTTCAGAGGCAGAAGCGGCACAGCACCAATTGGCAACTATTTTTAATACATCTCCGATTGGACTTGCCCTGTTAGATGCACAGCAGCGATTTATTGCCATCAACGAAGCCTTAGCAGAAATTAATGGATTAACCCGCGAGCAACACTTAGGACATTCCATTTCACAACTTTTTGGTCAATCCGATCCAAAATTAGTTGAAGTCTTTCATCAGATATATACCACAGGAAATCCCTTTATTTCACCAAACTTTGCGGTGAATGTTCCCGGACGCAGCGATCGCCGTCCCGGTTACTACAACGTTTACTATCTTCCGACTGTTAACTCAAATGCTCAGGTTGAAGGGGTTTTAGTTTATGTAGTCGATGTGACTGAGCGCGTCAGGTTAGAGCTTGCCCAACGCTTTCTGTCTGAGGCAAGTGCGGTGCTTGCATCCTCACTCGATTATCAAACGACTCTAGAGCGAGTCGCGCAGCTTACGGTGCCGGAATTAGCGGACTGGTGTACGGTTCACATGATAGAAGAGGATGGTGCGATCGAGCAGATTGCAGTGGCTCACATTGACCCTGCCAAACTGGAATCGGCTTATCAGATTAGAGACAAGTATCCACTAAACCCGGATGACCCTCGCGCTGCTGCATACACATTGCGAACTGGACAACCAGATTTGGTGTCGGAGATTCCCGATGAACTGTTGGTACAGGCAGCGCGTGACTCAGAGCATTTAGAGATTCTGCGGCAGGTTGGATTCCAATCGGTAATGACGGTGCCACTACGAACTCAGGCACGAATTCTAGGGGTCATCTCCTTTGTTTCAGCCGAATCTGGACGACAGTACACCCCGACCGATTTGGAACTGGCAGAGGAATTGGCTCATCGTGCTTCCTTGGCGATCGACAATGCTCGCTTGTACCGGGTGGCTCAACGCGATCGCGCAAAAGCAGAAGCCGCTAACCGCATTAAAGACGAATTCTTGGCGGTGTTGTCCCACGAGTTGCGATCGCCCCTCAATCCGATTCTGGGCTGGACAAAATTGCTACGAACTGGGCGATTAGATGGCACAAAAACGCAGCAAGCGCTGGAAACGATCGAACGCAATGCCAAGCTGCAAGCCCAATTAATTGAGGACTTGTTGGATGTCTCGCGCATTCTGCAAGGAAAAATTACGTTAAACGTCGCTCCTGTGAATCTAGCGGCAATGATTGAGGCTGCACGGGAAACGGTACGACTGGCAGCCGAAGCCAAACACATTCAACTCCAGACCACATTTAATCCTATTTCAGGAACGGTTTCAGGCGATACCAATCGCCTCCAACAAGTAGTCTGGAACCTCCTCTCCAACGCTGTGAAGTTCACCCCAACCGGAGGACGAGTCGAGGTGCAACTAGAGCAGGTTGATATGTATGCTCAGATTCAAGTCAAAGATACTGGAAAAGGCATCAGACGAGACTTCTTACCCCATGTGTTTGACTACTTCCGTCAAGAAGATGGTACAATAACCCGACAATTCGGCGGATTGGGATTAGGGCTGGCGATCGTCCGTCATTTTACCGAACTGCATGGAGGAACCGTTCAAGCAGACAGCTTAGGACAGAACTTAGGGGCTACATTTACCATCCGGCTACCGTTAAACATCGTAGAGCCGGAACCCTCTTCTGATGACAGGCACCCAGAAAGTGCGGCAGACTTAGCAGGTGTTCAGGTCTTGGTTGTGGACGACGATGCAGATATGCGGGAGTTGGCAGCATTCACCCTGATGCAATCAGGCGCACAAGTTGCCACAGCCGCTTCGGCGGCACAGGCGTTGACCCTCCTGAATCAATCTGTCCCCGATCTACTCTTATGTGACATTGGGATGCCAGAGATGGATGGTTATGCCCTGATTCGGCAAATTAGAAAGTGGTCACCCCAACAGGGAGGCACGATTCCTGCGATCGCACTTACTGCCTATGCTGGAGAGATCAATCAGCAGCAAGCCTTAGCTGCCGGATTTCAGATGCATGTCTCCAAGCCTGTTGAACCTGAGGAATTGGTAAAAGCGATCGCCCGTTTGCTGAGACACTGAATGATTTGAGGATTAGCCTAATGCTGCTTGGTATAGATTTAGGAACAGGCTCTGCTAAGGCATTGCTTCTAGCGACAGACGGAACCACTATAGGTGAAGCATCAAGCTCTTATCCTGTTCATGCACCCCACCCGGGATGGGCTGAGTCGGAACCAGAAGATTGGTGGTTAGCTGTTGCCTCGGCTGTTAGGAAGGCAGTAGGAGATCGCGCTGATGGGGTACAGGCGATCGCACTTTCAGGGCAAATGCACGGTGTTGTCCTAGCTTCGGAGTCTGGTCAGCCCCTGCGTCCTGCTATCCTCTGGGCAGATAGTCGCTCTAGTGCCACGCTTAACACTTATCATTCGCTCGATGCCGCTATTCTAGAGCGCTTGGGCAACCCGATTACGGCTGGAATGGCGGGTCCAACTTTGTTGTGGCTACGAGAACACGAGGCTACTGTCTACACCGAAGCGCGTTGGGCACTTCAGCCAAAAGATTGGCTGCGGTTACGGCTGACTGGAGAAGTCGCAACAGAACCATCTGATGCTAGCGGTACTTTGCTTTACGATGTTGTGTCGGACAACTGGGCTGGGGAAGCAATCGGGGCGCTGAATCTACGTGGTGATTGGTTACCAAAAATTATCCCCTCTAGTGCGATCGCAGGCTACCTAACAACTATTGCTTCAGAGCATCTCGGCTTACCTGTTGGCTTACCGGTTATCGCTGGTGCTGCGGATACCGCAGCGGCGGCACTTGGTAACGGACTACTAGAGCCTGGATTGGTTCAACTAACGATCGGCACAGGCGCTCAAATCATTACACCTCGATCGCAACCAATTATCGATCGTCATGGTCGTACACATCTCTATCGAACCGCCCTACCTAACCAGTGGTACACCCTTGCAGCAATGCAAAATGCCGGGTTAGCGCTTGAGTGGGTGCGAGGTATCCTCGGCTTGAGCTGGCAGGAAGTCTATACTAAAGCGTTTTCTGTTCCCCCAGGATGTGAAGGATTGACATTTTTGCCGTACCTCACGGGTGAGCGAACTCCACACCTTGATCCCTATATACGCGGGGCATGGGTGGGGCTTGGACTTCATCACACACAGGCGCACCTGATGCGGGCGGCTTTAGAGGGAGTTGCTTTTGCCTTGCGACAAGGTTTGGAGGCACTTGAAGCAACAGGTTTTAAAGCGACAGAACTGCGTTTAGCAGGCGGTGGAACTGCAGAAATGCCTTGGAAACAATTACTGACCGATGTATTGAGAATACCCCTCTATTCTACTACAGTTGCTGCGGCTTCCGGACGTGGTGCTGCTCTACTGGCGGGTATCGGAATTGGCGTATACGCAGATGCTAATGACACCATCAAACTGGCAGCCACACCAATGCTTGCTGCCGCTCCCCAATCAGTTGATCCAATCCTAGAAGAGGCTGGGTTTCGATATCAATCCCTTTATCCACGACTTAAAAAAATGTGATAAAAGTTATGTCTAAAGGAGGAGGTACTAGAACCTATCGACAAATTACTCTTAAGCTAAGAGTGTTTAACCTCAGTCAAATAAAATAACTAAGTCTACTACAAGAAGAGGGAGATATTACATGAATATATTAGCTGGAATTAAGCTACCAAAATCAGCCGACGCCTCGGATGTATATATACGGTGTAATGAATCTGCATCTATAAACTACCAGGAAGATGACAAAAAAGTTGTTTTATCTCAGGGTGGTGTTGTCTCCTCAAATTCTTACTTTAATTCGTTTTACGAGAGATTTTATACTCAATATACAACTCTTAGCTCTATCTACTATGTGCTGAAACTTGAAGGCGATTTTAAAGTTTCTGTTTACCGAGAATTTGATGGACAAAAAAACAAAGAAATAATTTCTGAAGAGATCTTTGAGAAATGTCACTTCTCTAACCCTGTAAAAATCTCCCCAATAAATCTCCTTCAAGGTAAAAAAGCGGGCAGAATATATTTTGAAATAACTTGTTCTAGTGAACAGGGTGAATTTAAAGGGGCCTGGATAGCAACTGATCAAAGTAAAACTAGAGAAGCATCCTTGGGGATTGTAATTTGCACCTTTAAAAAAGAGGACTTCATACAAAATACATTAAGTGCAATTTTTCAAGATGAATTACTAGAAACCAAGGACTTTAAAGTATTCGTGGTTGATAATGGTAGAACTTTAGATGAAGCTGATTTCGGAAAGCCAAAACTGAGGCTAGTTCCTAATATAAATGCTGGTGGAAGCGGGGGGTTTACCAGAGGGTTGGTCGAAGCTTTAGAGGAAGAAAAATATTCTCACTTTTTGCTTATGGATGATGATATAGAGTTAGAAAGTGAATGTATTTATAAATTATTTCCTTTGTATGAATACGCCAATTCGGATTTTGCTGTAGCGGGTGGACTGCTAAATTTACAAAAAAAGCATATGTTGTATGAAGCAGGAGCATCGTACAACGCCTATTCTAAAACTAGAGGATTTGGGCCTGGGGCATTAATTGCTTTAAATTATAATATCGATTTACGAGATTCTAATTCTCTCAACAGGTTGCTCAAGGAAGAAGATATAGATTATGGCGGATTTTGGTTTTTCTCTTTTTCTAAGGAACTCGTTGAACAAACTAAATTACCGCTGCCTTTATTTATCAAAATAGATGATGTAGAGTTTGGTTTAAGAATAAAAGAGTTGGGCAATAACATTGTAGCTTTTCCATCACTGGCAGTGTGGCATCAACCAGCGGCGGCCAAGAATGTAAATTGGGAAAATTATTATTATATCCGCAATGATTTAATAGCTTATTCCATCCATTATTCTCCAGAATATATGGCTGCAGTTGAGCATTTGACAAAAGTAATACTTCAGGCTTTAGCAAAATTTGATTATAATCATGTAGAGATGGTTGTAAAAGCTTTTGAAGACTATCTAAAAGGCCCAGATTTTATCAAAAACACTGACCCAGAAAGCTTTCACATGAGCATTGTAAAGCTTAGTAAAAGCTATAACAACCAAAATGAGGTAGATAAAGTAGCTGGTACTAACCTTTTGACTAGGTGGTTTAAAGTTGCTGCTGAAGGTAGTAATGAATGGTCATCCGTAAGGGAAAAATGGAAAAGTGCTGCCCAGGAGATAACATCTACTATATTTTGGCAGCAATACCTTGGGCTAAAGAAATAGAATTGACCGCCTCCACTGGTTGATGGTTGACAGCTTAGGCCGCCAGCAACTCAACGATTCACAACAAAAGCGCCTTGGGATTAATTGTGGTAGTTGACACTCCCCCGTCACAACGTAGCTTGACGGGGGATTCTTCCTTCACAGCTTGATGCCAAGTAAAAGCAGTGCCTTTACTTGGTCTTACTCTAGCTGCAGAAGCTACTGAGGTATGCCCTACGTCTCAAATTCGTAAACCTCGATTTCTAATGTTTTTAGCTGCATGGATGTTTCTATCATGGTGAGGGCCGCATTAGGGCATTCCCACTTTCTGATATCCGATGAAAGCCAATTTACAGCAGATTGCAACCTTATAGACGGCAATAGGAGCATTTAGAAAACCAGTTTTTTAGATGTTGAGGATTAATTAAATCAAGTACGAAGTGCGACCCGAATTTAGTATCAGATGGAAGCAACTTGAGTTAAATGATGACATAATCTTCGCCCACAACAGATTGAGTGACCTGTGGTTCCGGCTCTATGGGGTCGCTGTAATGAGTGTCAATGTATTTCATGAAACTTTCCCGATAAGCTTTGAGATGCGAGTTAAGTGCTTCGATATCCTGCTCTCCTGTCGCGAAACCCCTCTCTCTTCTGAAGTGACCGGATTCCTTAACAAAAGCCATGTCAACTTGCCACAAAGCGTGATCTGTCGGGCGATATGACAAATCAACAATATCGTAAGCTGCGAAGCCTTGGGACTTCATAAAACTCATTACATCATACATCTGACCGAACAAAGTAACTTCTACAATTACATATTCAGTCTGCTGCAAAATCTCAGTTGCTCCTGCTAAAACATCTAATTCCTGTCCGT includes:
- a CDS encoding PAS domain S-box protein, whose amino-acid sequence is MKRDATGKFVSHWNSETKQRVSVSLTNTAWRSLDKEAHRRGISRSEVIERFARTLEGEQLFCAQETEGKVATILESITDAFVAFDRDWRYTYVNQAAAKILHKTPEELVGKHVWNEVFPELVGGIAYGELHRAVMEQVPVSWEEFGEPVQRWLEANAYPSAEGVAVYFRDVTERKQAEAERERLLHELEIERARFEAVLRQMPAGVMIADAASGKLVLANEQTKQIVGYGYEQLLEIEDYAPIVPSEIFHLDGQLYSPHEYPLVRSLKTGEVVTNEEIEIHRNDGRCIFVNVNSAPILDNQGQIVAAVVVFQDVSERKRVEQALRENESQLRSLFDANLIGIIIGDFQGNILEVNEAWLATLGYTREEVLSGEVNFLQITPPEFRHLDEQAMVQMKQVGRHAPFEKEYIRKDGTRVPVLVGTAYLGAPDDLGLGFVIDLTERKRLELELWQREQQFKMLAENAPDIISRSDAEFRHLYVSPSVELATGIPSEQFLGKTNAELGMPEEMYRVWHDSLQQVFERGSEQTIEFKFPTSYGIRWYQSRIVPEFAPDGSVETVLGITRDVTDYKQVEQALRESEERLRLALTAAQMVVWDMDLQGNRVVCSANALDVWGLYEGTGEEFFALIHPDDRQQVLQATVGAMAGEQPYAPEYRVMCPDGVVRWLNSQGQVYRDETGQGVRMIGVSVDITERKQIEAERDRLLKREQAARLEAETERQRLHDILMQLPAMIAIVKGADLVYEFANPTYLQGTGRTPDLMGKSIRDVFPEIEGQIYFEAFEQVYRTGETFIREESPTYWDRNGDGVLEEAFFHCIFAAWRDAEGTIQGVLIYNMDVTAQVRARQQIEQLLKNLQQKEEIQQFLIELNDAIRAIQDPKEIMWQVVCATGQHFQVTRCTYAEIDSTQEYVIVDRDYCNGVISVVGSHHMDSFGRELIAELKQGKTIVVHDVDRDPRTAGSGAATFDAIQTKSLLCVPLVKEGRFVALLVLHHVSVRHWTDEDVVLMERIAQKTWLAVERSRTQEELRESEAHLQLAVKIGRMGTWGWDLLTNALHWSEGHFTILGLKPNECEPGYKVWASRVHPDDLAEAEAKFQQAIADKKEYHHEYRLRWPDGSIHWVEARGQFIYDSQEHPKHSIGVVIDITHRKQAEQEREQLLERERIARSEAEAAQHQLATIFNTSPIGLALLDAQQRFIAINEALAEINGLTREQHLGHSISQLFGQSDPKLVEVFHQIYTTGNPFISPNFAVNVPGRSDRRPGYYNVYYLPTVNSNAQVEGVLVYVVDVTERVRLELAQRFLSEASAVLASSLDYQTTLERVAQLTVPELADWCTVHMIEEDGAIEQIAVAHIDPAKLESAYQIRDKYPLNPDDPRAAAYTLRTGQPDLVSEIPDELLVQAARDSEHLEILRQVGFQSVMTVPLRTQARILGVISFVSAESGRQYTPTDLELAEELAHRASLAIDNARLYRVAQRDRAKAEAANRIKDEFLAVLSHELRSPLNPILGWTKLLRTGRLDGTKTQQALETIERNAKLQAQLIEDLLDVSRILQGKITLNVAPVNLAAMIEAARETVRLAAEAKHIQLQTTFNPISGTVSGDTNRLQQVVWNLLSNAVKFTPTGGRVEVQLEQVDMYAQIQVKDTGKGIRRDFLPHVFDYFRQEDGTITRQFGGLGLGLAIVRHFTELHGGTVQADSLGQNLGATFTIRLPLNIVEPEPSSDDRHPESAADLAGVQVLVVDDDADMRELAAFTLMQSGAQVATAASAAQALTLLNQSVPDLLLCDIGMPEMDGYALIRQIRKWSPQQGGTIPAIALTAYAGEINQQQALAAGFQMHVSKPVEPEELVKAIARLLRH
- the xylB gene encoding xylulokinase — protein: MLLGIDLGTGSAKALLLATDGTTIGEASSSYPVHAPHPGWAESEPEDWWLAVASAVRKAVGDRADGVQAIALSGQMHGVVLASESGQPLRPAILWADSRSSATLNTYHSLDAAILERLGNPITAGMAGPTLLWLREHEATVYTEARWALQPKDWLRLRLTGEVATEPSDASGTLLYDVVSDNWAGEAIGALNLRGDWLPKIIPSSAIAGYLTTIASEHLGLPVGLPVIAGAADTAAAALGNGLLEPGLVQLTIGTGAQIITPRSQPIIDRHGRTHLYRTALPNQWYTLAAMQNAGLALEWVRGILGLSWQEVYTKAFSVPPGCEGLTFLPYLTGERTPHLDPYIRGAWVGLGLHHTQAHLMRAALEGVAFALRQGLEALEATGFKATELRLAGGGTAEMPWKQLLTDVLRIPLYSTTVAAASGRGAALLAGIGIGVYADANDTIKLAATPMLAAAPQSVDPILEEAGFRYQSLYPRLKKM
- a CDS encoding glycosyltransferase family 2 protein; this encodes MNILAGIKLPKSADASDVYIRCNESASINYQEDDKKVVLSQGGVVSSNSYFNSFYERFYTQYTTLSSIYYVLKLEGDFKVSVYREFDGQKNKEIISEEIFEKCHFSNPVKISPINLLQGKKAGRIYFEITCSSEQGEFKGAWIATDQSKTREASLGIVICTFKKEDFIQNTLSAIFQDELLETKDFKVFVVDNGRTLDEADFGKPKLRLVPNINAGGSGGFTRGLVEALEEEKYSHFLLMDDDIELESECIYKLFPLYEYANSDFAVAGGLLNLQKKHMLYEAGASYNAYSKTRGFGPGALIALNYNIDLRDSNSLNRLLKEEDIDYGGFWFFSFSKELVEQTKLPLPLFIKIDDVEFGLRIKELGNNIVAFPSLAVWHQPAAAKNVNWENYYYIRNDLIAYSIHYSPEYMAAVEHLTKVILQALAKFDYNHVEMVVKAFEDYLKGPDFIKNTDPESFHMSIVKLSKSYNNQNEVDKVAGTNLLTRWFKVAAEGSNEWSSVREKWKSAAQEITSTIFWQQYLGLKK